Within the Gadus chalcogrammus isolate NIFS_2021 chromosome 15, NIFS_Gcha_1.0, whole genome shotgun sequence genome, the region TTTAATTGATGtattgaatgaattaaatgcCTCAGGTGTGATTTACCCGCTAAAATCAATGTTTTAGATGAAATGTGTAATCCATACAAGTTGAAGCATTGGCTGATCATGATCAACGAATTTAGCATGTGGAAATGTGTCATGGTGATCAGAATCACCGTGCCTGTATACAAGTCAATATTTACAGTCTCTCTTATCAGCTGTactatgtacatatatatatatatatatatatatatatatatatatatatatatatatatatatatatatatatatatatatatatatatatatatatatatatatatatatattattaggcGAGTGCtacagcgctcaactattgttcttcataagttttcttctttcttttttcctcttcattattctctacaaactttgggacctatctccttcctcaatttttcagcTATAGGCaccattcaaattttaaaatgttcagaatagcttggaattgCGCgcttttttcagattttttaaatatgttattatttttaagatattctatattttttaatgtgGGTGTCAATGGTAGGACGGCAGAGCCGTCTTCCCATTGACTCCAACGTTACTGAAACTGCTTAggacgtaactaaatcaattttcaaccatttatcttcgttcaaaccatttaacaaatctatacacttgtatcttcaatgatatctaaacagaattttgaTATCATTAAAAATTTCTTCAAAATCAAAGTTTAAATTTCATACTATTttagttttcagctgttttcattgaagacgtctgcccattctgacactcGTACTTcttaagacatcgtaactcaatcatgtttcaaccgtttaccttcgttcaaactagggatgcaccgaaaatTCGGCTACCgaaaaatggcccaaaacataataAACATAAAAGAGTGAACAGGCCGGAAAAAAATACcgaacatttctatttttgatgatgtgagaaaaaaaaaagcaaccaGTGTGGAATGAGCCGGGTGTGCTTCATCAAAAGAGAGATTAAAAAAGAGACGCACTTAAGTTTGTAGACAACTAAATGGAAATACACAGCGATGAAAAAAGAGCCGAGCGCACCTgttcaaatgaatgaatgaattgaatgaaaaacagcaaaagccacattcggtattcgctTTCGGCTTTCGGcaaactgtttcagtatattcggtttcggtttcggccaaagATTTTCATTTTGGTGCATCCCtagttcaaaccatttaacaaatcgacacacttgtatcttcaataatctcaataatacttttaatcacgcaccggctcgctattctcttaaagaaacacacacacacacacacacacacacacacacacacacacacacacacacacacacacacacacacacacacacacacacacacacacacacacacacacacacacacacacacaccacacaccagcagtgcaatacatttgacctttcagattcttcagttcaattcatattttacatttctgcatttttagcaatgctttgcgcttttcattcagctgtcactttatttttttccaaccatttacattttcttaaattgtgtgcatgtttcctccatttagacttttgaacttttgttcaaatcccttcacttgatttaagccatttaacgtatctttgtggctttattaaaaaatatttcaacctcactttgtaggCATATTGaggcactcaccgcattttttgcaggaaatgcattttctagttgaattccttctctctctcttatgcaCTTCCCAGCCGCCGCCACCCTGGCCTTATCTAGTCCTGCCGCCTTCTATTTCCATTGACGCATCACATGCAAAACAGCTGTGAAGAGCAGTGTATATTTAGCAGTATTGTGAGCGTGCCCGGGGCCCGAAGCCAGCCCGGGGGGGCGACCCTGGCCATTAATGCAGCACAATGGGGGGCTTTGATgagacacggggggggggggggggggaaggaaagcCGTTCGCGGTCAGGATTAAAATAGACGGCTCAAAGCATATAGCACAGAGGACCTATCATGTGTGGCCAATGAGCGGGAGGTACCccccctcgtgtgtgtgtgtgtgtgtgtgtgtgtgtgtgtgtgtgtgtgtgtgtgtgtgtgtgtgtgtgtgtgtgtgtgtgtgtgtgtgtgtgtgtgtgtgtgtgtgtgtgtgtgtgtgtgtgtgtgttatgaataTTAAAATGGccccttttattattattaaggtgTCCAGTGGGTAATAGCTTTTGATGACACAATGTAAAGAAGGGTAAACAGAAGGAATAGCAATATATTATTCACTTTTCTCCACCTTCAATGAATCCCTGGAAGGCCTTTTGATTCCGACTAGCTCCCAAAATTGCTTAAAAGGCTCCCACATTCGATCATGTTGATCATGGTGATCAAGAAGGTGGCACCACCACCATACATCCAGCCCCTGTTCAGTACACAGAGGCCCCGGTCTGGTCTCACCGTGCTGCTCTGTGCTCCATCCATCGCAGGAATGAGGACCGCATCGAGAGGAGTGGCCGCGACACCTGCACCAAGATGGACAGCATCGAAGCCAGCGACGAACAGTAAGGCAACCCCCTCCGTCTCTAGAGGAATCCTAACCCGGAAACGCAGGCCTTGGAATTTTTTATTTTGCGTGCCAACATCCTCCACAAAGGTGTCCTGTCAACAGGCGGGCACCTGACGGCGGAGGGCttgttgtgtgtgcacacagtcACCGTCACACACGCAAGGTCGTTGTGACCTTTTCTGTGCTTGAGTTAATTGGCAGTGCGAGGGAACACTTCACTCCTGCTTGTTTGTTTTCGCCCTGTGCTTTCTTAGTGGTGTGTATTTTCAGTTACCTCTTCCCTCTGTCACCGTTCGCTGCAGACCACAGATATGTACAAGCAGTGGTTGTGCAAACATTGTTCCGGTTGTACGCTACTGAACCTCACATGACCCAGAGTTGACAATGCAAAACCTCCCCCGTGACGCTTTGTGAAGAGGGTAACACCTTGGTGTATCctcgtgtgtgtggtgtcaaaAGCTTGTGTCAGACCTCAACCGTCTGTACAGCTGCTGCACGCCCAATGGTTGTAAACACTCTGCGCCGCACAATGCTACAACCACTGTGGTCTGGTttccccctgtgtgtttgtgtgtgtgtgtgtgtgtgtgtgtgtgtgtgtgtatatgtgttgttccttgtgtctgtgtgcgtgtgtgcttgtgtgtgtgtgtgtgtgtgtgtgtgtgtgtgtgtgtgtgtgtgtgtgtgtgtgtgtgtgtgtgtgtgtgtgtgtgtgtgtgtgtgtgtgtgtgtgtgtgtgtgtgtgtgtgtgtgtgtttgcatccgtGTGCATCTTTGTATGCGTATtggtgcatctgtgtgtgtgtctgtgcgtgtgtgtgtgtgtgtgtgtgtccgtgtgtctgtctgtgtgccatGCCGTAGCCTCCCCAGTCTAGAGGACATGGGCTCGTGGGCCAGGAGCTTTGAGATGATGATGCGCTCCATGGAGGGCCGGGAGTTCTTCCGGGAGTTCCTGCGCTCCGAGTACAGCGAGGAGAACCTGCTCTTCTGGCTGGCCTgcgaggagctgaagaaggaAACCAACCCGGCCACCGTGGACGAGAAGGCCCGCATCATCTACGAGGACTACGTGTCCATACTGTCCCCCAAAGAGGTGAGGGAGCTTCTCgcttctcgctctcgctctctctctcgctcccccctctctctctcgctctctcgctctctctgagtTGAGATGGGTCAATGCGGGGGCTGGCCATGTTCTCAGACTATGGGTCAGGACCACAAATCTGTCTTTTAGTTCCCAAGAGGAAAACGCTTTTTAAGGAGAGCTGGTCCTGAGGAAGATATTTGATGATGAAGTGTGTCTGTTGATCTTTTGTTTTGCGCATTTGTTTTCTTTAAATCACATGGGGCCACCACGACCTTCAAGAGGACATATTTGTCAGTCTGGGACCCTTTGGAAAGATCACTTTAGACCCTTTTTAGTGGAGTGTGTGACTAACAGTTTTGTTTCGAAAGTAAGTTTGAAtctgaggcccaatcccatttcttccccttacccctcccccttgttttgaaggggtaaggggaaaagggaaggggaaggcgtaaggggaaggcgtaaggggtagaaatgggatgggccttaccccttccccttaatTTTTAATCACCCCAGGGGCGATTCAAAATTAGCCAAATACCTGAGACCAAAATTCACAATGTCGGTgttaaccactctatttcatcctagaccaACCAAAAATGgcgctcaatgttcaaaataccagaattgtcctttaactgtTCTCTTTTAAACAGCAAATGTAACGTTATATCCTTTGGGGAAATGTTTAAACATGACGTATCCAGGTCTGACTGATAAAAGCTCCCATGAACACACAACACTGGATGAGCAGGAACAGGCCTAGGATGTGGTCCACTATTGAAACTGAGCTGCCCCTTTCATTCTGTAGGGATCAAATCAAACATGAACACCAATTAACTCATCATCCAATCGACTCAAAACAAACATGGTGGTAAACCATGACCACGGGTCATGACAGCAGGCCAGGGTACTTTCTCATTTGACTCTTGTGTCAAAATATTGGCCAATCAATGTCTTTATAGAGAGGAGTGCTCACGGGATCAAGTCTTGTTCACTGAGTCATATTTCTGATTCAGAGCATGAATATCAGTTGCCATCATCGTTCTAAACTCTctaaatgtctctctccccctccctccctccctgtaggTGAGCTTGGACTCTCGCGTGAGGGAGGGCATCAACCAGAGCCTGGCGGAGCCCAGCAACCTCATGTACGAGGAGGCCCAGCTGCAGATCTACACGCTGATGCACCGGGACTCCTTCCCCCGCTTCCTCAACTCCTCCGTTTACAGAGAGCTCCTGGCCACCAGGAGGCGCACCTGCCTGGACACCTAGACAGGGCCAGCGCACACTCCCAGCCGCAACCTATGCCAACGAGACTACTGCTACCACTCAACACTTCACGTACTGCGACGGTGCCGGAAGCTCGGGTTAGGAACGTTCTCCCTCTTCTTTGGTTGACATGACATGATGATGATAACAGAGGATctctattgttttttttgtgttcttttttgtttttgtttaatttatatattttttgaccAGTTGTTTTGCTGGAGTGAGGTGGGCCTCTGCTGGTTTTGTCATTGGGCAATAAGGGTCCTCATGCCGGCGCCTGATTGGTTGACTCATCACTCACGCTGGTCCATGTTTGGGCTTCGGGCCGACCTGTGTGTCACCGACGGGTCGAATGGCGAAGCCGACGTGTGACTTTGGTTGGACGGTGGACGAGGACTCCTACAGCGGTGGGGGGGCGACGGACACACGGGAAGAACATGCCGCCATCCCCGTACTGTACTGTCATCAAAGCTAatgttctcctcctgctctgttATGGTTTTCTGAGGGCTCGCCAGCCCACTTCACCAGTAGAAGCACCGGCCTCTACACGAAGTCTGAGgatcggtctctctctctctctctctctctctctctctctctctctctctctctctctctctctctctctctctctctctctctctctctctctctctctctctctctctctctctctctctctctctctctctctctctctctctctctctctctctctctctctctctctctctctctaaggtaGCTTGACATTATCAGCCGTGTACTGCAactgttattgtgttttttgttttgtcggAGCTTCTTTCAAAGGTAGCGATGCGTCCTCTGACACAGGGTGCCGGTGACTCTGAGCCTGGCCGTccgtgttggggggggggggggaaagaggggtGGATGATTTAGCCAACGCGCTTAGCTCAATGCGACTTTATTTATGGCGGCGGGTCAGAGAGACCTCTGCGGCCCCAGCAGCACTGGAGCATCCACGCCTACCGCTCACCCATTCGCTCCATGTATCCGTCCAGGCACTTTTCCATTCTTTACGGAGTACTCTGAACCGGGAGAAGTAAGGGCTAGAGctgtggtggtggagcagccaCCTGTATTACTTTTACTCTCTCGAACTCGACAACAAGAAAGAAACGATTTTTCCTCTCAgtacaaaaaaatgaaatccacAATGCCTATATGAGGGggggttcaggtgtgtgtgtgtgtgtgtgtgtatgggcggGGGTGCTGCCCCCCGATTACCCctacctccccttctcctctgccctttctcctcctcctactcatcCTCTGCGCAAGATCCTCACAGCCCATCAAgcacagtccccccccccctctatcccaAGAGGTCATCTCAGCTGGAGGGGTGTACAACAAAATGGAAAATTTAGCTGCCATTTCCATTGTCACTTACCTGAGAAGATGTTGAGCCTTGTTTCACGGCTGAGCTCTGGGATGCTGAACAAGGCTGTACGGGTGTGGGTAGGAGCCAGTGGTCTCGGGGGGACCCCCACAGAGGGCCCCCCCAGCAGATTCCTACTACCTTGTGACCCACATATGTTGAGGGGTTGTGGTTGCCGCGGCCCTTGGGCCCAGGTGTGTGGGCGTTTTCTGATTGGTCGCTCAGTCCGGGCTGCTAGTGGTTGGCAGGACAAGTGCCGATTCAGAGAAGTTTTGGGGATTGGGGGTCTTCAGAGACCCTTGTAGCAGACCCCCACGATGGTGTGGCAGAGGCTCGACCACGATACTCTGGATAACAACGTCATTCAGGTGCACGTCTGAAACCAGCAGATGAAGCTGCCTGGGacgggggagggacgggggagggacgggggagaaaaaagatgtAGCAGTCCCTCGGTGAAATGCCAACTCAAGTCGCTCTGTTTCTTCTTTCCTTTACGCTAGGCCTGACGGAGAGGGACGGCCTAAACACGATGACATGTCGGACATACTGTACTGGGTATTGAATTAGCATCCACCATGCTACATGCTAGTTTGGTTGTTTGGTTTCGACGAGGCTAACTCGTTTTTCAGCATGCTGTTGGCTAGCGGTTAGCATGCCTGTGCTAGTCAGACTAATGGTCCATTTCTACAGCCAGCCCTCTCTGgagaggctgttgttgttttcctaATTTGACATTGCCAGCATGCGTTGatagtggctgtgtgtgtgtatggtgaagTTACACACTCatcaaaaaaatacacacaatttAGTGGATCTTGCCAAATTTCCAATTAACCTTTTCAAAACATATGTTAAGATGTGAACCTTTTGAACGTAACCTTTGACCCTGGCCTGCGGATGTGTGGTAGGAAGTGCACGAGCACAGTAtaggtatttttatttttctcaagAGGCCTCAAAGCAGATGAGTCATGTTGTGTTCTGGACGGCTAATGGCGGTTAGGGCAGGTCTTAAGTGTCAATAAAACGGTGCCACTCCTGAGCGATGCGTACATGCGTCCACGTTGCCACCTCCTTAAACTACCTGAAGTTCACGTGCCAAGCCTGCTCTAGACCTAAAGTACCGCAGCGTCTCCTCAGCCCACCGGACCGCAACTCGATCAAATCTAGGGGCTAAATGGGAATCtccattatttttttctcgTTTCCACAAGATACATTTTCTGGATCCACATTCATTTTTATTAAACGGATAATTCATAATATGTTAGATTTATTATGTCTGTTTTTGGGAGATTTGATGGGTCTGAAAAGCCTCCTGCATTTTCCAATTGTCTCGAAGTTAGTGCATTTAACCAAAGCAAATGCTAGTACCTTAGAAACCGTTAGCATATCTGTTGATAACTGAATTGATACCTTTTAAAAAGGAAGTTATTATCGTACCTTATTTGCCTCCACTTTAGTTTCtactaattataaaaaaaaaaatgaaaaatgtcagCTGCtatttaatattaaatatacaataatatatattataacaataataaaatactttattacTCGAAATTATTCAGACATTAGACATGATCAAATCCCAAGGCCATCCTTGGTAATAATAACAGCCTACATTACAGAAGGGCTCGACAAACTATGCTTGGTTCAATGAAAGACGCGAGGCTACTTAATGTAGAGCTGCATGCATGTGCCCTGCCATTTGAAGAGCTAGAAGAATACATTTATTAGAATAAATACATTGATGGCTAAACTCCACCACAGTCGTTTCTGGCAATACAAGCATTTGAGTTGTGTTACTCTGAGTTTCTCAACACGACAACTCTGTATTGTTTAATATCTAACAGAAACTGTTATTTCAGAAGTTCCCTTCAGACAAATCCCTTCTCTGCATGGTGGCGAGGCTGTATGtaagaattaaaatgagaatgTTTCACCAACAACCAGACAATGAAATCAAGGTGCAGTTATACCGAGTTTACATTTATAAGCAGTGAGATGTATGTATACCTTAATGATGTTAGGAACATTTGGGAGCAGGCCGTCTCCGGTGAACACAGACCGGCTCACTCTGGTCTCCTTCTGGGCTCTGACTCAGTCTCCCATTAAAGGCTCTTTTACAGCGAGGACGAACCTGTCCCGCACTTCTGCTGAGGTACACCCCCATCGCTCACTGTCATGGTGAGATTCTCCGAACATGGGCCAAAACACAAGGTTCCtcatatttctttaaaaaataagttgGCATTCAAAATGTCAATTTTTACAAAGCAATGAGGACGGTGTGAAGTTATTCAGTGTCGTGATCATCGTTTTTCATACAACTTACAAAAGCTTCAGAGTGAATGGGTTTTGGCGGCTGTGATTTTATTGAGCTAAAACGGCAGAGAACTGAGCGCTTCTGACGACCCATGGGTTGGCTTAGCTGTGGGCcaatttcatttttattttttattttttacaaatatacatcTTTGTAGGCTTTTCACTACCTCTCATGTTGGTTAATTTATTTCACATCTAGTTTTCAATGTACAAGTTGTTTTAGACCTACTTGAAGCCTAACACTGTAAACAAAATGTGCACAGAGAAATGAACATGTATTTGATAGGAGGAGTTAAACAGAGCTTAGCCTAGTCTACATAGTTTTCGTTTGTACCTTTGTGTGGTTTGGTTTTGCGTTGTGTTGAGCCGAACTAGAGTTTTAAATctctattaaaaaaacaattcagGAATTTCACTGTCTAAGGGCTAATCCCATTTTTGCCTATGCAAATCTGTTACTGTGTGCGCGTTGGGGGGGGCCCAGCGGCCCACCCATCACATGTGCTCATTGGACCCTGGTTTACATTGCCCTGCTGAGTCTTCAATCTTATTCAGCAAAATATATACGCCTATTTCTGTTCTTTGTTaatagtctctctcccctctttctctctctctctctctctctctttctctctctctcgctctctctccctccctttatttatatatatatatatataatatatatatatatatatatacagaaaaaaacacttatatgcatatatatgacAAGTAATATACAGAGAAAATAGTATATGCCTTCGTGATGGTAACAAAAAAAACTTgctgaaaacaaataaatgtgtGTTGACATTCCGGTGCTGTGCGTCCCGGATTGGGTGAGGTGTAGTTCATTGGAGTCTGAACCCGACGTTTACTGACTGTTGTTTGGGACTGACTGaaataccgtgtgtgtgtgtgtgtgtgtgtgtgtgtgtgtgtgtgtgtgtgtgtgtgtgtgtgtgtgtgtgtgtgtgtgtgtgtgtgtgtgtgtgtgtgtgtgtgtgtgtgtgtgtgtgtgtgtgtgtgtgtttgtatgtatgtaccgGTGGGTTTCTTGATTCCAGAGGGAAATTATCAATGATTTGTGTTTCAATTGAGTGAATTGAAATGTGATTTGATTATGGTTGCTGTTACCACAGAAATTGGATTGATTACTAAATTCAGATATGATGGCATTTACTTGGTCAAGACAGGGATTTGGTTATATTATATATGCTCCAATGAGTCACGTCTCTGCTGTTGAATGGAGGATAAAAACTTGTCAAAAATAAATTGGTGCAGCTTAGTCATCAGCATAATCATGGCACTCTTCTGCATTTCTTAAACCTGCACTGGAACTTTTTCACAGAGGCAAATATAGTTCTAAGGTTTAATCTTTCCTCGTTCCACTGTCTTCTCAATAAAAACCTCACATCAGGTGGTTGCAGCGTCGGTGTAGAGATGGAGTCCTGCCGTACTGGACTCTCAGTACAACCAGGACAAACTAAAAGTCCTCATTTGTCAAAAGACCATTCACTCCGCATTTTAACCAAATCTGTGTCCAGTGTGATGTTGGTTTTCAAGAACAGAACGCCAATCGAACCTCTTagtaagtataaatgtgttggtCGATTTGGTGTGTGCTCATAGGAGCCGACCTCGAGAAAACaaccctttctcccctctctctctccatctgtctctctctctccctcggtcgGTCATGCCCTGTCACCCAGACCCTCTCATAGCCAAGATGGCGCTGGGTTGTTATTCTTCATAACTGCTGTCTCACTCGGTCTGTGGTCCTGCATCTAGGGGCCGTCTTGGTATTTTAGCAAAGAGTTTATATTTGTACAGGTACTGATTGAAGTTGGCGTTCGACCTATTGAACAGTTTCAGGCAATCactatcctctttattgatttaGATGCCTAGACCTCTGGTTTCTGCCTTTTGTAAATGTCGGCTTCAACGAGAGATGTTCCATTGATGAAATTAAATCATTTTAACGTCACTTCAAATTTCCAAGTGGCATATTTTCTATACAGCATGCTTTTTGCTAAGTAAACAAAATAATGATTCTGTTATTTAATATAAACGATACTGTATGAGTATGTATTCAAGTACTGCAGTATgcagacaataaaaaaaaaagatctgaaACTCTTTTAGGAGGTTCATATTTTGACTCTAGTAATATCTTATTTCATTTCTGTGTAGTGTCTCATGAATGGTCTGAATTGTGCAGCGTTTTTGGtcatccacaacaacaacaactgaagCCGGTATCGTGGATAATGCCGCCGCCAAATGCATGTGAGCAACTTCAAAAGCACAGCGCTAGTTGTGCTACATGTTCAACCAAACTCTCCATTTGTCCTGGACTCGATGTGTAATGTCTTATGAATATGAAGCCTGGCTCTGTGACTTAGGGTAACACAAGGACTTCTTAGAAAAGGTGCCGTTGGATTTCTGTGGCTGGACGTTCGATGACACATGACAGGGCTTCGGAGAACTCCAGGCACTCTTTGTAGAGCGTATGAAGCGCTCattgtttgtattcatttttttcaagACGGAAACTTTAACCATATGTTGTGATCTAGACCTGGTTCTGGAAGTGTAAAGGATATGATACGGAGATGACCTCTTCTACAGATTAAAGCCAATCACTCCAATATTTGGGGTtgctgaaggagaggagggagaatgatttagatcatatatatatatatatatagagagagagatgaatataTATGTTAATGTAGCCTCCAAATGCTATTGTTAATATGCTTTGACATGAATATCTGAAAGAATAATATGTGAAGTTGCACTgtggatgcgcacacacacacacacacacacacacacacacacacacacacacacacacacacacacacacacacacacgacccctCTTCCCgtcaacgtaaaaaataaatagcctTGTCTTGAACGGTTCTtcaaggtgcagtgtgtagaattCAGTGGTACTGTGCGGAATGGGAAAAACTGAATATAATCTTCAGAAGtatgttttcatttttgtttaatcccatgaaaataacAGAGAACCCTCTTCCACAGTGATCTCCAACTCCCATCTTATGATTGGTCGAAGCACTTATTaaaagaaagaaggcaaaacgcCTTGTTCACCAAGAATTTAGCTTTTCTGCCCCCGTTATATCGCAATCATTTAATGAGATCATTGGTAAGAACTTGCTGGCACCTTATTGTCCAGGACAGGCTGCTGTAGCTTTTCCTGCTCTGTGGAAAGGGGGACTTAGGGGACATATacagttggttgcaatctgcaacctcaccatTAGAGGCCACTTGATCCTACACACATCACCTTTAAGTCTCTTCTATGAGGACGAACGGTTTTGCTTCAAATTTCCAGGGAAAATAAGCAACATTACATAAAGAGCACTTGTTTGTGTAAATGGAAGCGTGTTAACCGAATTTAGCACCTTGTGTTTGTGGTCGCTGGGTGTTTGGTGAGCAGAAACACATGTCTCCTCAACAAAAGCGAAAAAAgatatatgtataaatgtatagaaGTAAGATTACAGTAAAGTCCAGCATGATTTTCGTTGAAGCTGCAACAAAAAAAGTAATCGTTCTTGCAAGTATGGTAAAATACAATGCATATTTCCATCATCATGTATGGCCAAATTGACCTTTCCTCTGCATTCACATAAAAGGTTAGAATTGCCTGGATATGAAATGTCACACAACCGAAATAAACCGCAAAAAAAACAGGATTTTCTTTATAATTTGTTTTGCCCTTATCTTTCATTGGTTCTCATGTTGAAGAATAAATCCACCTTAGGTCAACTGTCATTTGTTccaacttttctttttttcattgagTTTGAAATACAAGTGAAGCCTGCAGTATCATCCACACAATAAGAGAAGCCATGCATCTGTAAAGTAGCACTGAACATGTGGAAGCAGATGTGTTGTTGGAACAAAGAACCTTAGCTCACAAGACCACCGGACCACTAGGTGGGAGACAACTAGCCATTTCGGGTTCAACTGAAATTATAActtcatatttaaaaaatatcatgCGTTTTTCACCGTTGTTGTCGTTTTCAATTGTTTTCGATTCCGTTTGAAAAGTAAATATGTTTaatttgtctttattttatcCACACTAAAAAAAGAGTGTTCTTCATGGGCTTTGTATTGGTTAACCCTCAGCATCATGTTTGAATGAGTTCAGCTGTGGTACATTTCACTGTATAGATCCATCTCTGTCATCGTTTACATGGAACCGGCATATGAGAATATTCCTGGTGACTGCCCTGAGTATCTGTAATTAAAGTGGGCTGCTACAGAAAGACATTTAATGTAACATcttataataaatacataatagTTTCTTTTTCCTCCGTGTCTGTGTCTTCCTTTAACTTAGATACCACAATGGGCAATTCGCCGTTTTGTAGTTAGAAGTGGGTGGATTTTTAAAGTCCTTGTTGAGGAGGGTTCGTTGAGATTATATAACCTCAAAAATATGAATTATCATTTGA harbors:
- the rgs17 gene encoding regulator of G-protein signaling 17 isoform X1 — its product is MPRSLSGVEMRKRQAGHIEGPPQAPGQPRPNTCCLCWCGCCKCLWNEDRIERSGRDTCTKMDSIEASDEHLPSLEDMGSWARSFEMMMRSMEGREFFREFLRSEYSEENLLFWLACEELKKETNPATVDEKARIIYEDYVSILSPKEVSLDSRVREGINQSLAEPSNLMYEEAQLQIYTLMHRDSFPRFLNSSVYRELLATRRRTCLDT
- the rgs17 gene encoding regulator of G-protein signaling 17 isoform X2, translating into MPRSLSGVEMRKRQAGHIEGPPQAPGQPRPNTCCLCWCGCCKCLWNEDRIERSGRDTCTKMDSIEASDEHLEDMGSWARSFEMMMRSMEGREFFREFLRSEYSEENLLFWLACEELKKETNPATVDEKARIIYEDYVSILSPKEVSLDSRVREGINQSLAEPSNLMYEEAQLQIYTLMHRDSFPRFLNSSVYRELLATRRRTCLDT